The Perca fluviatilis chromosome 2, GENO_Pfluv_1.0, whole genome shotgun sequence genome includes a region encoding these proteins:
- the rtn2a gene encoding reticulon-2a isoform X2 — protein sequence MASKVMDLIYWKDTERTGMILTGLVVGLLSLFQLSIITVLSTVSLAVMCFTISVRIYYQVLYILSWGDGEHPFKSYLDLDISFSGEEADRYMQKAIVMALSAVDSLKGLFFVGNLLESIKLLVLMYLVTYLGHLCNGLTLLIISVIAVFSLPLFYQKRQEQVDTFIAKIQAHIDNVKDTFQRLVQGGGPPPDPTPGGAKPKTQ from the exons ATGGCCAGTAAAG TTATGGACCTGATCTACTGGAAGGACACAGAGCGCACAGGCATGATCCTGACAGGGTTAGTGGTCGGCCTGCTTTCCCTGTTCCAGCTCAGCATCATCACTGTGCTCTCCACCGTCTCCCTGGCTGTCATGTGCTTCACCATCTCAGTGCGCATCTACTACCAAGTCCTCTACATCCTCAGCTGGGGCGATGGAGAACATCCCTTCAA GTCATACTTGGACCTGGACATCAGTTTCAGTGGAGAGGAAGCTGACCGCTATATGCAGAAAGCCATTGTCATGGCTCTGTCTGCTGTTGACTCTCTGAAGGGACTCTTTTTTGTTGGAAACCTCTTGGAGTCAATCAAG TTACTGGTTCTGATGTACCTTGTGACATACCTGGGACACCTGTGCAATGGCCTTACTCTGCTCATCATCA GTGTGATCGCTGTCTTTTCTCTGCCACTTTTCTACCAAAAACGCCAG GAGCAGGTGGACACCTTCATTGCAAAAATCCAGGCCCACATTGACAACGTCAAGGACAC CTTCCAGAGACTTGTCCAGGGTGGTGGCCCTCCTCCTGACCCAACTCCCGGTGGCGCCAAACCCAAAACCCAGTAA
- the rhoub gene encoding ras homolog family member Ub yields the protein MTPPVNMDYGRMAPPVPPHNPVPTRPGQAQERLLKCVLLGDGAVGKTSLVVSYTTNGYPTKYVPTAFDDFSAVVQVDGNPVRLQLCDTAGQDEFDKLRHFCYSRTDALLLCFSVVSPASFQNVWEKWVPEIRRRCPLTPILLVGTQCDLRQDVKVLIELARRRERPVLEEDARALSEKIGAVTYVECSALTQKNLKEVFDAAIAVGLRQSDRRVRRERKVRSTADKMKMLSKSWWKKYVCVQ from the exons ATGACACCTCCAGTCAACATGGATTACGGACGGATGGCCCCTCCGGTACCCCCGCACAATCCCGTACCAACCCGGCCAGGGCAGGCGCAGGAGCGGCTGCTGAAGTGCGTCCTTCTCGGTGACGGAGCGGTGGGCAAAACTAGTCTGGTGGTCAGCTACACAACTAATGGCTACCCAACCAAATACGTCCCTACTGCATTTGATGACTTCTCAG CTGTGGTTCAGGTGGATGGAAACCCGGTTAGACTACAGTTGTGTGACACTGCAGGACAG GATGAGTTTGACAAACTCCGCCACTTCTGCTACAGCCGGACTGACGCCTTGCTGCTCTGCTTCAGCGTGGTCAGCCCAGCCTCCTTCCAAAACGTCTGGGAGAAGTGGGTTCCCGAAATCCGCCGCCGCTGCCCCCTCACACCCATCCTCCTCGTGGGCACACAGTGCGACCTGCGGCAGGACGTCAAAGTGCTGATTGAGCTGGCTAGGCGGAGGGAGAGGCCGGTGCTGGAGGAAGACGCCAGGGCGCTGTCGGAAAAAATTGGGGCAGTGACGTACGTTGAGTGCTCGGCGCTGACACAAAAGAATCTAAAGGAGGTGTTTGATGCGGCCATTGCTGTTGGGCTGAGGCAGTCTGACAGGAGAGTGAGGCGGGAGAGGAAGGTCCGCAGCACAGCCGATAAGATGAAGATGCTCTCCAAGTCCTGGTGGAAGAAGTACGTGTGTGTCCAGTAG
- the rtn2a gene encoding reticulon-2a isoform X1 codes for MGQVLGFSHCQEYGSVASTPDSTPPCTDGGNEESEMCELQTAREWSDDEDGGDGDPDDDEGLASSPSIWSTPHQNSLELTFSYIAIAEAEAVGASRHLRDRRRGSSRGIRTPLIRTDTLETLLDSPESEVDWDPHAFLSREEEEEASERRAQERVEASAAVRREQHRQPETITNQPSPQNPDPENQGRDAGIQREESPSSLTQIAQRPSASLSSQHQSPSQIFQDAAVSQTPEPESPVARETISVKLLTSVRPRGPASSSPAAIGRNSQEQLVSDHWFSALDLSQDLTVCTHIAVMDLIYWKDTERTGMILTGLVVGLLSLFQLSIITVLSTVSLAVMCFTISVRIYYQVLYILSWGDGEHPFKSYLDLDISFSGEEADRYMQKAIVMALSAVDSLKGLFFVGNLLESIKLLVLMYLVTYLGHLCNGLTLLIISVIAVFSLPLFYQKRQEQVDTFIAKIQAHIDNVKDTFQRLVQGGGPPPDPTPGGAKPKTQ; via the exons ATGGGCCAGGTTTTAGGATTCTCCC ACTGCC AGGAATATGGCTCTGTGGCGTCCACTCCAGACTCGACGCCTCCATGCACCGATG GCGGAAATGAGGAGTCCGAGATGTGCGAGCTGCAAACGGCCAGGGAGTGGTCTGACGATGAGGATGGGGGAGATGGAGATCCAGATGACGACGAGGGACTGGCTTCATCCCCGTCCATCTGGAGCACGCCGCACCAGAACTCCTTAGAGCTGACTTTCTCTTACATCGCCATCGCCGAGGCCGAAGCGGTGGGAGCCTCGCGACACCTCCGTGACCGACGCAGGGGCAGCTCTCGGGGAATTCGCACTCCTTTGATCCGCACGGACACCCTGGAAACATTGCTGGACTCCCCAGAGTCTGAAGTAGACTGGGACCCTCACGCCTTCCTCAGtcgagaggaagaagaggaagcatCAGAAAGGAGAGCGCAGGAGAGGGTGGAGGCGAGTGCAGCCGTGAGGAGGGAGCAGCACAGGCAACCTGAGACTATTACAAACCAGCCCTCTCCCCAAAATCCGGACCCTGAAAATCAGGGGAGAGACGCAGGAATCCAAAGAGAGGAGTCTCCGAGCAGTCTGACCCAGATTGCCCAGCGTCCCTCTGCGTCCTTGTCTTCCCAGCACCAGAGCCCGTCGCAGATATTTCAGG ACGCAGCAGTCTCACAGACCCCTGAGCCAGAATCCCCCGTCGCCAGggaaaccatttcagtcaaGCTGCTCACATCTGTGCGACCAAGAGGCCCGGCATCCTCGTCGCCAGCTGCCATTGGTCGAAACTCTCAGGAACAGCTGGTCAGCGATCACTGGTTTTCAGCACTTGACCTATCACAGGACCTGACTGTATGCACCCACATAGCAG TTATGGACCTGATCTACTGGAAGGACACAGAGCGCACAGGCATGATCCTGACAGGGTTAGTGGTCGGCCTGCTTTCCCTGTTCCAGCTCAGCATCATCACTGTGCTCTCCACCGTCTCCCTGGCTGTCATGTGCTTCACCATCTCAGTGCGCATCTACTACCAAGTCCTCTACATCCTCAGCTGGGGCGATGGAGAACATCCCTTCAA GTCATACTTGGACCTGGACATCAGTTTCAGTGGAGAGGAAGCTGACCGCTATATGCAGAAAGCCATTGTCATGGCTCTGTCTGCTGTTGACTCTCTGAAGGGACTCTTTTTTGTTGGAAACCTCTTGGAGTCAATCAAG TTACTGGTTCTGATGTACCTTGTGACATACCTGGGACACCTGTGCAATGGCCTTACTCTGCTCATCATCA GTGTGATCGCTGTCTTTTCTCTGCCACTTTTCTACCAAAAACGCCAG GAGCAGGTGGACACCTTCATTGCAAAAATCCAGGCCCACATTGACAACGTCAAGGACAC CTTCCAGAGACTTGTCCAGGGTGGTGGCCCTCCTCCTGACCCAACTCCCGGTGGCGCCAAACCCAAAACCCAGTAA